The following proteins come from a genomic window of Lolium rigidum isolate FL_2022 chromosome 5, APGP_CSIRO_Lrig_0.1, whole genome shotgun sequence:
- the LOC124652774 gene encoding uncharacterized protein LOC124652774 has translation MTVISPMHFTHSTPGRGLHDAACFAPTLQIFTLRLAGIKGGLEWPLSVYGVVAARDEVDHNRNLLFSCNRSESQKLDQDDPFFRLVGPSRAILFTDHVKFEVQLRVKGTTVSQDRALISAFYHYTGGYYPGVSTICFENCFCTTELCMERIEQTVQATVLSVRVKNGPWPFEYGGEVACFSPSYNTAPSSMNVVLLASRGRPMPKGSDGYLHLSRNVVSVEVKGSLTFFIRAYSQSGEIAAQGQVRFMPKDCNISSMACSFGDPKVEVEIFVAWSALVSDKSQIAAEGGVFEIFKEQGWMFEDSKNVM, from the exons ATGA CGGTTATCAgtcctatgcactttacacactcAACACCTGGACGTGGCCTACATGATGCCGCCTGCTTTGCGCCCACCTTGCAGATCTTCACACTCAGACTCGCGGGAATAAAAGGTGGCCTCGAATGGCCACTGTCTGTGTACGGCGTGGTTGCTGCACGAGACGAAGTTGATCACAATCGTAACCTTCTCTTCTCTTGCAATAGAAGCGAGTCTCAAAAACTCGATCAAGAT GATCCTTTTTTCCGCTTGGTTGGCCCATCTCGTGCCATTTTATTCACGGATCATGTTAAATTTGAAGTCCAACTACGAGTAAAAGGTACGACAGTGTCTCAAGATAGAGCATTGATCAGTGCTTTCTACCACTACACCGGAGGGTATTATCCAGGTGTGTCTACCATTTGCTTTGAGAACTGCTTCTGCACAACAGAGTTATGCATGGAGCGAATTGAACAAACTGTCCAGGCCACTGTCTTGAGTGTCCGTGTCAAAAATGGGCCATGGCCTTTCGAATATGGCGGTGAAGTGGCTTGCTTCTCACCGTCGTATAATACTGCTCCATCGTCTATGAATGTTGTGCTGCTTGCTTCTCGTGGTAGACCAATGCCCAAGGGTTCAGATGGTTACCTCCATCTATCAAGAAATGTTGTGTCTGTCGAAGTGAAAGGAAGCCTAACATTTTTCATACGTGCCTACTCTCAGTCTGGTGAGATTGCAGCACAAGGTCAGGTTCGCTTCATGCCCAAAGATTGCAATATAAGCAGTATGGCATGTTCCTTTGGCGATCctaaggtggaggtggagatatTTGTTGCTTGGTCCGCTCTTGTTTCCGATAAGAGTCAGATTGCGGCAGAAGGGGGGGTGTTTGAAATTTTTAAAGAACAAGGATGGATGTTTGAAGATTCTAAAAATGTAATGTGA